A part of bacterium genomic DNA contains:
- a CDS encoding ATP-binding protein, translating into MVIVILAGGLVTILYTYRLQEVASRILAENVSSLKAAQELEIALFRMRGLTINFMLDGDTRWLETLQERKREFQSSLDAARASARTAQEDEIVYIVAQLSQEYEQQRQRALALFREGKAGEAQTLMLKSNQLFDEIYTQCEAFVAANEQTVIAAVEKSERTNAIVRTTMYGLGVGGILLGVMLGWIISRSIVNPIYELVLKVRAAGGEFVQRVGVNGTTEIEELDRHIHALIDRINAAMADLERNRKLLARAEKFAALGKVAASVAHEIRNPLTAIKMLIYAMHEDPTADHEKRKDLAVVLKEIDRVERFVENFLQFARPPAPLLVPTDIDEAVHETLTLLAPRLQQNGIALREIYRASPRQIIADTDQLRQVVMNLVINAIESMPEGGRLTAETLSLPPAAASAGKPCALIRISDTGRGIPTELLDSIFDPFVSGRRNGVGLGLSVAYQIVNQHEGWLEGVNNADGGATFTVRLPQKEGPATGGQDPQDMRSCA; encoded by the coding sequence ATGGTCATAGTAATCCTGGCGGGCGGTTTGGTGACGATTCTCTACACTTACCGCCTCCAGGAAGTGGCGTCCAGAATCCTGGCAGAAAACGTCTCCAGCCTCAAGGCGGCACAGGAGCTGGAAATTGCGCTTTTTCGCATGCGCGGGCTGACGATCAATTTCATGCTCGATGGCGACACGCGCTGGCTCGAAACGCTGCAAGAGCGGAAAAGAGAGTTCCAATCGTCACTGGACGCGGCGAGGGCGAGCGCCAGAACGGCGCAGGAAGACGAGATCGTCTACATCGTGGCACAGCTCTCACAGGAATATGAACAACAACGGCAGCGCGCTCTGGCGCTTTTCCGCGAAGGCAAAGCCGGGGAGGCGCAGACGCTCATGCTCAAAAGCAACCAGCTCTTTGACGAGATCTACACGCAATGCGAAGCCTTTGTCGCGGCCAATGAGCAGACCGTGATTGCCGCAGTGGAAAAGAGCGAGCGTACCAACGCCATTGTGCGGACGACGATGTACGGCCTCGGCGTGGGCGGCATTCTGCTCGGCGTCATGCTGGGCTGGATCATTTCGCGCAGCATCGTGAATCCAATCTACGAGCTGGTGCTGAAAGTCCGTGCCGCAGGCGGTGAATTCGTCCAGCGCGTTGGCGTCAACGGCACCACGGAGATCGAAGAGCTCGACCGGCATATTCACGCACTCATCGACCGTATCAACGCGGCGATGGCGGATTTGGAAAGGAATCGCAAGCTCTTGGCACGCGCCGAGAAATTTGCCGCGCTCGGCAAAGTGGCGGCCAGCGTCGCACATGAAATCCGCAATCCCCTGACCGCCATCAAGATGCTGATCTACGCCATGCACGAAGATCCGACCGCGGATCATGAGAAGCGCAAGGACTTGGCGGTGGTTCTGAAAGAAATCGACCGCGTGGAACGGTTTGTGGAGAATTTTCTGCAGTTTGCGCGGCCGCCCGCCCCCCTGCTCGTTCCCACCGATATCGACGAAGCGGTTCATGAAACCCTGACGCTGCTGGCGCCACGCCTGCAGCAAAACGGCATTGCACTGCGCGAAATCTATCGTGCCAGTCCCCGGCAGATCATCGCTGACACCGACCAACTCAGGCAAGTGGTGATGAACTTGGTAATCAATGCCATCGAGTCGATGCCGGAGGGCGGCCGTTTGACGGCGGAGACCCTTTCGTTGCCACCGGCCGCGGCATCCGCGGGGAAGCCGTGCGCGCTGATTCGAATCAGCGATACCGGCCGGGGAATTCCAACCGAGCTGCTCGACAGCATTTTCGATCCGTTCGTCAGCGGGCGCAGGAACGGCGTGGGGTTGGGCCTTTCGGTTGCCTATCAGATCGTGAATCAGCATGAGGGCTGGCTGGAAGGCGTCAACAACGCTGACGGTGGCGCGACCTTCACCGTGAGGCTGCCCCAGAAAGAAGGGCCGGCAACGGGCGGGCAGGACCCGCAAGACATGCGGAGCTGCGCATAG